The Panulirus ornatus isolate Po-2019 chromosome 5, ASM3632096v1, whole genome shotgun sequence genome includes a window with the following:
- the LOC139748076 gene encoding uncharacterized protein isoform X1 codes for MPVRDAAANLPPNKARSGMFKWMISGHKGHKHKQEKLNNAVSQKNKNNLKQQQQQQEQQEVGSSTPTGEDLPNNALRINEKPVDCGPFAHTNGQLNTSLHQTPELLPQQQQCGDVNQNLEKCDATLSINGLCVSVDNNVPPPLPTSRPPPPPSHPPPPVPPHGQPLPQPPQQPLPPVPGHHQEYPSQAPGTCTLPRRGLVREDPANRFRSPSNPPPASHQPPPYSRHQPPDPFRRSRGPYQPPPPPKMDTRDPRDSRESREQDLRELRSSREPREREGRDVRLSRNLDDTRDADHREARDPRDRDAREHWDGRDFRGSHDPRDHQDPMAVRESRNFRELRESWERRNSNVPRDQSHEDNLRSSSLPRPAPETWVAQNNRWSTREPDSGFDSLTSPAMEGGPRSLPSPGGQNGRTVNPADVPYSQSTEDLLNASRTSPVSVSSATTSSSVSSPSPVQYPTIRAAKQPCVNGASHTSPLSHRSPHESPRPPSGSPRGLGPPHHHSSAVGPPPRPASPEGALLSDSVYPQHDTQPRYAEIPDIIEPRGKDDRLSHRLSRDLRDMRDVRDARDNRDLREAREPKRDTRDPKDKEPRNMRNSSEPRNNNRDTRTSREFRDTSLPRDFRDNRDSRTYLEVRDERHAREAETRGGYRELSVDVEDHDVAESRQERVRGRRDSRQYPPERAEGVKEVRFSSDPSDGLRVRDVPSYDRRDRDADGADGLQMNDDRGSSFQSREARGQVDSRRGDGCTSSSSVSWMEWTQQLQAYVAWVNSQLRKRGRPLISDLRRDLQSGVVFADLIEIISAGERVAGISREGESITPQVMRENLDRVLQFMAAKRIRMTHITSKEVAEGNLKSIMRIILALAAHYKPQSVKTSSPPHPQEVAATRPPPQPTTHDVGVGPDVPSTAPEKTPNLSTNRRAMVTGGAGDDQGALMVLRRHPSMTGAPATPRDSSPVYENLPRRVAPNRWAYDSLRASHKFQLSGPHGRRPGPPAMPPKANNLDESSDDAMNTSFNTSFNASLNTSLEGEGADVSSPGRTRPAALNFWQDLTSRRDPASSPPDPPPLPPSQPPPDDPDNPFRYHTIHRMSGRRKLPQIPGAAGPGSRVTTPQEGQESPRVPGDSPLDRNDERPGGGVGDEGSREPEGRSQNSSPATSLVRGPTLDQWSREKNPLDPWEQEDLKGVLRDLNTTRDQLLALQKLQELESASRAGHGPRPADHLVEASPTSVKQELLHLSLARQALEAEKVELTRLLEQREGIITELRKQMHQRDKTIQAQRAHFEDAIRNVQNGKRGGVAGDSPAGRSAVGSCAREELHLVRDAIVSLRSNFRETDPNQHTLDTLEQAIAILIERSGGSGGGGVSGDKTSRAGEKQRPPVNGVLEASTKVIYFTERTVTPFMSTINKRLGEIRLRDFKNMFDRPGLFRFHFKSYDPEYGMVKEEIVNDDDVLPGVDGKIIAWVEEDAD; via the exons GTTGTGTGTCAGTGTGGATAACAATGTGCCTCCGCCACTACCCACCTCCCGGCCGCCTCCGCCGCCCTCACACCCACCGCCACCCGTGCCGCCCCACGGCCAGCCCCTACCGCAGCCCCCACAGCAACCACTGCCGCCCGTGCCGGGCCACCATCAGGAGTATCCCTCCCAGGCCCCGGGGACGTGCACCCTGCCGAGGAGAGGGCTGGTGCGGGAGGACCCTGCGAACCGCTTCAGGTCCCCCTCTAACCCCCCACCCGCGTCGCACCAGCCCCCACCCTACTCCAGACACCAGCCCCCAGACCCCTTCAGGAGGAGCCGGGGCCCCTACCAGCCCCCGCCGCCGCCTAAGATGGACACCAGGGATCCGCGGGACTCGAGGGAGTCGAGAGAACAGGACCTGAGGGAGCTCCGTAGCTCCAGGGAGCCCAGGGAGAGGGAAGGCAGGGACGTGAGACTCTCCCGCAACCTTGACGACACGAGAGACGCGGACCACAGGGAGGCGAGGGATCCCAGGGATCGGGACGCTAGGGAACACTGGGACGGGAGGGACTTCCGAGGATCTCATGATCCCAGGGATCACCAGGATCCTATGGCCGTCCGAGAATCCCGTAACTTCAGGGAGTTGCGCGAGTCATGGGAGCGACGGAACTCCAACGTGCCTCGGGACCAGTCCCACGAGGACAACTTGAGAAGTTCCTCGCTCCCTCGTCCAGCTCCGGAGACCTGGGTCGCTCAGAACAACAGGTGGTCGACCCGCGAACCAGATTCAGGGTTCGACTCCCTCACTTCCCCTGCCATGGAGGGTGGTCCGCGCTCCCTGCCCTCCCCGGGAGGCCAGAACGGACGGACGGTAAACCCCGCCGACGTCCCGTACTCGCAGTCGACCGAGGACTTGCTCAACGCCTCGAGGACCTCGCCCGTGTCCGTGTCCTCGGCCACAACCTCGTCGTCTGTCTCCTCCCCCTCGCCCGTCCAGTACCCTACGATCCGGGCAGCGAAGCAGCCTTGTGTCAACGGCGCCTCGCACACTTCGCCGCTCTCTCACCGGTCGCCTCACGAATCACCACGCCCGCCCAGCGGCTCGCCGCGGGGACTGGGCCCGCCTCACCACCATTCCTCGGCTGTCGGGCCGCCGCCACGACCTGCCTCTCCTGAGGGAGCCCTCCTCTCCGACAGCGTGTACCCCCAGCACGACACTCAGCCTCGTTATGCCGAGATCCCAGACATTATAGAGCCGAGGGGTAAGGACGACCGGCTCAGCCACAGACTGTCTCGCGACTTGCGAGACATGAGAGACGTGCGCGACGCGAGAGATAACAGAGACCTAAGGGAAGCCAGGGAACCAAAGAGAGACACAAGGGACCCCAAAGATAAGGAACCGCGGAATATGAGGAACAGCAGCGAACCCAGGAATAATAACAGAGACACGAGGACCTCGAGGGAGTTCAGGGACACGAGTTTACCACGGGATTTCAGGGACAACCGTGACTCCAGGACCTACCTGGAGGTGCGGGATGAGAGACACGCCCGCGAAGCGGAGACGAGAGGCGGCTACAGAGAACTTTCAGTCGACGTTGAGGATCACGACGTCGCCGAGAGCCgtcaggagagggtgagaggtcgGCGCGACTCCCGCCAGTACCCTCCGGAACGTGCCGAGGGAGTCAAGGAGGTGAGGTTCAGCAGCGACCCCAGCGACGGACTCCGGGTCCGAGATGTCCCATCGTACGACCGGCGGGACAGGGACGCAGACGGGGCCGACGGGCTTCAGATGAACGATGACCGAGGATCGTCCTTCCAGTCCAGGGAGGCGAGAGGTCAAGTGGACTCGCGGCGTGGCGACGGCTGCACCTCTTCATCCTCAGTGTCGTGGATGGAATGGACTCAGCAGCTGCAG GCGTACGTGGCGTGGGTCAACTCCCAGCTGAGGAAGCGCGGCCGCCCTCTGATCTCAGACCTCAGGAGGGACCTGCAGAGCGGCGTGGTGTTCGCTGACCTGATCGAGATCATCT CAGCTGGGGAGCGGGTGGCCGGCATCAGCCGGGAGGGCGAGAGCATCACGCCGCAGGTCATGCGGGAGAACCTGGACCGGGTCCTGCAGTTCATGGCGGCCAAGAGGATCCGCATGACGCACATCACGAGCAAGGAGGTGGCCGAGGGCAACCTGAAGAGCATCATGCGCATTATACTGGCCCTGGCGGCGCACTACAAGCCCCAGAGCGTCAAGACCTCGTCCCCACCGCACCCGCAGGAGGTGGCCGCCACCAGGCCCCCGCCGCAGCCCACCACACACG ATGTAGGTGTGGGCCCGGACGTGCCCTCCACGGCCCCTGAGAAGACGCCAAACCTCAGCACCAACAGACGGGCCATGGTCACGGGGGGCGCCGGCGACGACCAAGGGGCCCTCATGGTCCTCCGTCGGCACCCGAGCATGACGGGCGCCCCCGCCACACCCCGGGACTCCTCCCCGGTGTATGAGAACCTCCCTAGGAGAGTCGCCCCCAACCGGTGGGCGTACGACTCCCTCAGAGCCTCCCACAAGTTCCAGCTGTCGGGGCCTCACGGTCGCCGCCCTGGCCCGCCCGCCATGCCACCCAAGGCCAACAACCTGGACGAGTCCTCAGACGACGCGATGAACACGTCCTTCAACACGTCCTTCAACGCGTCCCTCAACACGTCCTTGGAAGGCGAGGGGGCGGACGTGTCCTCGCCGGGGCGCACACGTCCCGCCGCCCTGAACTTCTGGCAGGACCTGACCAGCCGCCGGGACCCCGCCAGCAGCCCGCCAGACCCGCCTCCGCTGCCACCCTCACAGCCGCCCCCTGACGACCCAGATAACCCCTTCAG GTACCACACCATACATAGGATGAGCGGCCGTAGGAAGCTGCCGCAGATCCCAGGCGCGGCAGGTCCTGGAAGCAGAGTCACCACCCCTCAGGAGGGCCAGGAGAGTCCTAGAGTCCCAGGAGACTCTCCCCTAGACCGCAACGACGAGAGACCCGGCGGCGGGGTGGGCGACGAAGGATCGCGCGAACCGGAGGGACGAAGCCAGAACTCCTCCCCGGCAACAAGCCTTGTCCGGGGACCAACCCTCGACCAGTGGTCCAGGGAGAAGAATCCACTCGACCCGTGGGAGCAAGAGGACCTGAAGGGCGTGCTGCGCGACCTCAACACCACCAGGGACCAGCTGTTGGCGCTCCAGAAACTG CAGGAGCTGGAGTCAGCGTCGAGAGCCGGGCACGGACCCCGTCCCGCGGACCACCTGGTGGAGGCCTCCCCGACGTCCGTGAAGCAGgagctcctccacctctccctcgcaCGGCAGGCCCTTGAGGCCGAGAAG GTGGAACTGACGCGGCTCCTGGAGCAGCGCGAGGGCATCATCACAGAGCTGCGCAAGCAGATGCACCAGCGAGACAAGACCATCCAGGCTCAGAGGGCCCACTTCGAGGACGCCATCAGGAACGTTCAG AACGGGAAGCGAGGAGGAGTGGCTGGGGACAGTCCTGCCGGACGGAGCGCCGTGGGGTCATGCGCCAGGGAGGAGCTCCACCTGGTCAGGGACGCCATCGTCTCCCTCAGGAGCAACTTCAG aGAGACAGACCCGAACCAGCACACGCTCGACACCCTGGAGCAAGCCATAGCCATCCTCATAGAGCGCAGTGGTGGCAGCGGCGGAGGTGGTGTGAGCGGGGACAAGACCTCGAGAGCCGGGGAGAAGCAGCGACCACCAGTCAACG GCGTCCTGGAGGCGTCGACCAAGGTGATCTACTTCACGGAGCGGACGGTGACGCCCTTCATGTCGACCATCAACAAGAGACTGGGCGAGATACGGCTGCGAGATTTCAAGAATATGTTCGACAGGCCTGGCCTCTTCCGCTTCCACTTCAAGAGTTACGACCCCGAGTACGgcatggtgaaggaggag ATTGTGAACGACGATGATGTCCTGCCCGGAGTAGACGGCAAGATCATAGCCTGGGTGGAGGAAGATGCCGACTGA
- the LOC139748076 gene encoding uncharacterized protein isoform X4 yields the protein MKMEACKVLAHLLLDRRSRCRVPKQRLPRGVGGGPGGRLYRSEPAINALAHDPPVLEPLNNARSPGLCVSVDNNVPPPLPTSRPPPPPSHPPPPVPPHGQPLPQPPQQPLPPVPGHHQEYPSQAPGTCTLPRRGLVREDPANRFRSPSNPPPASHQPPPYSRHQPPDPFRRSRGPYQPPPPPKMDTRDPRDSRESREQDLRELRSSREPREREGRDVRLSRNLDDTRDADHREARDPRDRDAREHWDGRDFRGSHDPRDHQDPMAVRESRNFRELRESWERRNSNVPRDQSHEDNLRSSSLPRPAPETWVAQNNRWSTREPDSGFDSLTSPAMEGGPRSLPSPGGQNGRTVNPADVPYSQSTEDLLNASRTSPVSVSSATTSSSVSSPSPVQYPTIRAAKQPCVNGASHTSPLSHRSPHESPRPPSGSPRGLGPPHHHSSAVGPPPRPASPEGALLSDSVYPQHDTQPRYAEIPDIIEPRGKDDRLSHRLSRDLRDMRDVRDARDNRDLREAREPKRDTRDPKDKEPRNMRNSSEPRNNNRDTRTSREFRDTSLPRDFRDNRDSRTYLEVRDERHAREAETRGGYRELSVDVEDHDVAESRQERVRGRRDSRQYPPERAEGVKEVRFSSDPSDGLRVRDVPSYDRRDRDADGADGLQMNDDRGSSFQSREARGQVDSRRGDGCTSSSSVSWMEWTQQLQAYVAWVNSQLRKRGRPLISDLRRDLQSGVVFADLIEIISAGERVAGISREGESITPQVMRENLDRVLQFMAAKRIRMTHITSKEVAEGNLKSIMRIILALAAHYKPQSVKTSSPPHPQEVAATRPPPQPTTHDVGVGPDVPSTAPEKTPNLSTNRRAMVTGGAGDDQGALMVLRRHPSMTGAPATPRDSSPVYENLPRRVAPNRWAYDSLRASHKFQLSGPHGRRPGPPAMPPKANNLDESSDDAMNTSFNTSFNASLNTSLEGEGADVSSPGRTRPAALNFWQDLTSRRDPASSPPDPPPLPPSQPPPDDPDNPFRYHTIHRMSGRRKLPQIPGAAGPGSRVTTPQEGQESPRVPGDSPLDRNDERPGGGVGDEGSREPEGRSQNSSPATSLVRGPTLDQWSREKNPLDPWEQEDLKGVLRDLNTTRDQLLALQKLQELESASRAGHGPRPADHLVEASPTSVKQELLHLSLARQALEAEKVELTRLLEQREGIITELRKQMHQRDKTIQAQRAHFEDAIRNVQNGKRGGVAGDSPAGRSAVGSCAREELHLVRDAIVSLRSNFRETDPNQHTLDTLEQAIAILIERSGGSGGGGVSGDKTSRAGEKQRPPVNGVLEASTKVIYFTERTVTPFMSTINKRLGEIRLRDFKNMFDRPGLFRFHFKSYDPEYGMVKEEIVNDDDVLPGVDGKIIAWVEEDAD from the exons GTTGTGTGTCAGTGTGGATAACAATGTGCCTCCGCCACTACCCACCTCCCGGCCGCCTCCGCCGCCCTCACACCCACCGCCACCCGTGCCGCCCCACGGCCAGCCCCTACCGCAGCCCCCACAGCAACCACTGCCGCCCGTGCCGGGCCACCATCAGGAGTATCCCTCCCAGGCCCCGGGGACGTGCACCCTGCCGAGGAGAGGGCTGGTGCGGGAGGACCCTGCGAACCGCTTCAGGTCCCCCTCTAACCCCCCACCCGCGTCGCACCAGCCCCCACCCTACTCCAGACACCAGCCCCCAGACCCCTTCAGGAGGAGCCGGGGCCCCTACCAGCCCCCGCCGCCGCCTAAGATGGACACCAGGGATCCGCGGGACTCGAGGGAGTCGAGAGAACAGGACCTGAGGGAGCTCCGTAGCTCCAGGGAGCCCAGGGAGAGGGAAGGCAGGGACGTGAGACTCTCCCGCAACCTTGACGACACGAGAGACGCGGACCACAGGGAGGCGAGGGATCCCAGGGATCGGGACGCTAGGGAACACTGGGACGGGAGGGACTTCCGAGGATCTCATGATCCCAGGGATCACCAGGATCCTATGGCCGTCCGAGAATCCCGTAACTTCAGGGAGTTGCGCGAGTCATGGGAGCGACGGAACTCCAACGTGCCTCGGGACCAGTCCCACGAGGACAACTTGAGAAGTTCCTCGCTCCCTCGTCCAGCTCCGGAGACCTGGGTCGCTCAGAACAACAGGTGGTCGACCCGCGAACCAGATTCAGGGTTCGACTCCCTCACTTCCCCTGCCATGGAGGGTGGTCCGCGCTCCCTGCCCTCCCCGGGAGGCCAGAACGGACGGACGGTAAACCCCGCCGACGTCCCGTACTCGCAGTCGACCGAGGACTTGCTCAACGCCTCGAGGACCTCGCCCGTGTCCGTGTCCTCGGCCACAACCTCGTCGTCTGTCTCCTCCCCCTCGCCCGTCCAGTACCCTACGATCCGGGCAGCGAAGCAGCCTTGTGTCAACGGCGCCTCGCACACTTCGCCGCTCTCTCACCGGTCGCCTCACGAATCACCACGCCCGCCCAGCGGCTCGCCGCGGGGACTGGGCCCGCCTCACCACCATTCCTCGGCTGTCGGGCCGCCGCCACGACCTGCCTCTCCTGAGGGAGCCCTCCTCTCCGACAGCGTGTACCCCCAGCACGACACTCAGCCTCGTTATGCCGAGATCCCAGACATTATAGAGCCGAGGGGTAAGGACGACCGGCTCAGCCACAGACTGTCTCGCGACTTGCGAGACATGAGAGACGTGCGCGACGCGAGAGATAACAGAGACCTAAGGGAAGCCAGGGAACCAAAGAGAGACACAAGGGACCCCAAAGATAAGGAACCGCGGAATATGAGGAACAGCAGCGAACCCAGGAATAATAACAGAGACACGAGGACCTCGAGGGAGTTCAGGGACACGAGTTTACCACGGGATTTCAGGGACAACCGTGACTCCAGGACCTACCTGGAGGTGCGGGATGAGAGACACGCCCGCGAAGCGGAGACGAGAGGCGGCTACAGAGAACTTTCAGTCGACGTTGAGGATCACGACGTCGCCGAGAGCCgtcaggagagggtgagaggtcgGCGCGACTCCCGCCAGTACCCTCCGGAACGTGCCGAGGGAGTCAAGGAGGTGAGGTTCAGCAGCGACCCCAGCGACGGACTCCGGGTCCGAGATGTCCCATCGTACGACCGGCGGGACAGGGACGCAGACGGGGCCGACGGGCTTCAGATGAACGATGACCGAGGATCGTCCTTCCAGTCCAGGGAGGCGAGAGGTCAAGTGGACTCGCGGCGTGGCGACGGCTGCACCTCTTCATCCTCAGTGTCGTGGATGGAATGGACTCAGCAGCTGCAG GCGTACGTGGCGTGGGTCAACTCCCAGCTGAGGAAGCGCGGCCGCCCTCTGATCTCAGACCTCAGGAGGGACCTGCAGAGCGGCGTGGTGTTCGCTGACCTGATCGAGATCATCT CAGCTGGGGAGCGGGTGGCCGGCATCAGCCGGGAGGGCGAGAGCATCACGCCGCAGGTCATGCGGGAGAACCTGGACCGGGTCCTGCAGTTCATGGCGGCCAAGAGGATCCGCATGACGCACATCACGAGCAAGGAGGTGGCCGAGGGCAACCTGAAGAGCATCATGCGCATTATACTGGCCCTGGCGGCGCACTACAAGCCCCAGAGCGTCAAGACCTCGTCCCCACCGCACCCGCAGGAGGTGGCCGCCACCAGGCCCCCGCCGCAGCCCACCACACACG ATGTAGGTGTGGGCCCGGACGTGCCCTCCACGGCCCCTGAGAAGACGCCAAACCTCAGCACCAACAGACGGGCCATGGTCACGGGGGGCGCCGGCGACGACCAAGGGGCCCTCATGGTCCTCCGTCGGCACCCGAGCATGACGGGCGCCCCCGCCACACCCCGGGACTCCTCCCCGGTGTATGAGAACCTCCCTAGGAGAGTCGCCCCCAACCGGTGGGCGTACGACTCCCTCAGAGCCTCCCACAAGTTCCAGCTGTCGGGGCCTCACGGTCGCCGCCCTGGCCCGCCCGCCATGCCACCCAAGGCCAACAACCTGGACGAGTCCTCAGACGACGCGATGAACACGTCCTTCAACACGTCCTTCAACGCGTCCCTCAACACGTCCTTGGAAGGCGAGGGGGCGGACGTGTCCTCGCCGGGGCGCACACGTCCCGCCGCCCTGAACTTCTGGCAGGACCTGACCAGCCGCCGGGACCCCGCCAGCAGCCCGCCAGACCCGCCTCCGCTGCCACCCTCACAGCCGCCCCCTGACGACCCAGATAACCCCTTCAG GTACCACACCATACATAGGATGAGCGGCCGTAGGAAGCTGCCGCAGATCCCAGGCGCGGCAGGTCCTGGAAGCAGAGTCACCACCCCTCAGGAGGGCCAGGAGAGTCCTAGAGTCCCAGGAGACTCTCCCCTAGACCGCAACGACGAGAGACCCGGCGGCGGGGTGGGCGACGAAGGATCGCGCGAACCGGAGGGACGAAGCCAGAACTCCTCCCCGGCAACAAGCCTTGTCCGGGGACCAACCCTCGACCAGTGGTCCAGGGAGAAGAATCCACTCGACCCGTGGGAGCAAGAGGACCTGAAGGGCGTGCTGCGCGACCTCAACACCACCAGGGACCAGCTGTTGGCGCTCCAGAAACTG CAGGAGCTGGAGTCAGCGTCGAGAGCCGGGCACGGACCCCGTCCCGCGGACCACCTGGTGGAGGCCTCCCCGACGTCCGTGAAGCAGgagctcctccacctctccctcgcaCGGCAGGCCCTTGAGGCCGAGAAG GTGGAACTGACGCGGCTCCTGGAGCAGCGCGAGGGCATCATCACAGAGCTGCGCAAGCAGATGCACCAGCGAGACAAGACCATCCAGGCTCAGAGGGCCCACTTCGAGGACGCCATCAGGAACGTTCAG AACGGGAAGCGAGGAGGAGTGGCTGGGGACAGTCCTGCCGGACGGAGCGCCGTGGGGTCATGCGCCAGGGAGGAGCTCCACCTGGTCAGGGACGCCATCGTCTCCCTCAGGAGCAACTTCAG aGAGACAGACCCGAACCAGCACACGCTCGACACCCTGGAGCAAGCCATAGCCATCCTCATAGAGCGCAGTGGTGGCAGCGGCGGAGGTGGTGTGAGCGGGGACAAGACCTCGAGAGCCGGGGAGAAGCAGCGACCACCAGTCAACG GCGTCCTGGAGGCGTCGACCAAGGTGATCTACTTCACGGAGCGGACGGTGACGCCCTTCATGTCGACCATCAACAAGAGACTGGGCGAGATACGGCTGCGAGATTTCAAGAATATGTTCGACAGGCCTGGCCTCTTCCGCTTCCACTTCAAGAGTTACGACCCCGAGTACGgcatggtgaaggaggag ATTGTGAACGACGATGATGTCCTGCCCGGAGTAGACGGCAAGATCATAGCCTGGGTGGAGGAAGATGCCGACTGA